A single window of Zea mays cultivar B73 chromosome 10, Zm-B73-REFERENCE-NAM-5.0, whole genome shotgun sequence DNA harbors:
- the LOC732776 gene encoding L-galactose dehydrogenase translates to MELRELGGTGLRVSAVGFGASPLGNVFGDVPRDTARAAVRRALDLGINFFDTSPYYGGTISESVLGDCLRHAAVPRDRVVVATKCGRYKDEGFDFSANRVTRSIDESLARLGLDYVDILHAHDIEFTHLEQIVNETIPALQKIKENGKARFIGITGLPLSIYPYVLDRVAPGSVDVILSYCHYGINDTSLVDLLPYLKSKGVGVISASPLSMGLLTDNGPPEWHPAPEELKSACKAAADHCRKKGKSITKLAMQYSLMNNEISTVLVGMNSLEQVEENVAAALELSTSGIDEELMREVEAILEPVKNLTWPSGIQQA, encoded by the exons ATGGAGCTCCGCGAGCTGGGCGGTACGGGTCTCCGCGTCAGCGCCGTCGGCTTTGGTGCCTCTCCGCTTGGCAACGTTTTCGGGGACGTGCCCCGCGACACCGCCCGCGCCGCCGTCCGCCGCGCGCTCGACCTCGGCATCAACTTCTTCGATACCTCACC GTACTACGGTGGCACGATATCGGAGTCAGTCCTCGGCGATTGCCTCCGCCACGCGGCCGTTCCGCGGGACCGAGTCGTCGTCGCCACCAAGTGCGGCCGCTACAAAGACGAGGGTTTCGACTTCTCCGCCAACCGTGTGACACGCAGCATAGACGAGAGCCTCGCCCGACTGGGGCTGGACTACGTCGACATCCTCCacgctcatgacatcgagttcaccCATCTCGAACAG ATTGTGAATGAGACAATTCCCGCACTCCAGAAGATCAAGGAGAATGGGAAGGCACGGTTCATTGGCATCACCGGGTTGCCTCTCAGCATCTACCCTTATGTCCTCGACCGTGTAGCACCAGGCTCGGTGGACGTGATTCTATCTTATTGTCACTACGGGATCAATGACACCTCCCTTGTTGATCTGCTCCCCTACTTGAAGAGCAAAGGTGTTGGGGTTATCAGTGCTTCGCCCCTCTCCATGGGTCTTTTAACAGATAATGGGCCACCGGAGTGGCACCCTGCACCAGAAGAACTTAAG TCAGCATGCAAGGCTGCAGCAGATCACTGTAGAAAGAAGGGGAAAAGCATTACGAAGCTAGCTATGCAGTACAGCTTAATGAACAATGAAATCTCGACAGTTCTTGTTGGAATGAACTCTTTGGAACAG GTGGAGGAGAATGTGGCGGCTGCACTGGAGTTGTCAACATCAGGCATCGATGAAGAACTTATGCGTGAAGTTGAAGCAATTCTCGAGCCTGTGAAGAATCTGACATGGCCTAGCGGCATCCAACAAGCCTGA
- the LOC100304197 gene encoding LCV3 has protein sequence MAAGRERDRELLLPVVGGEHVAGNEDDSDPTTPVIAGPPPPTTSARVLHLHHHPTGIEAFSRVIRSWAWKKFMSGCVILLPIAITFYTTWWFIRFVDGFFSPIYVHLGIHLFGLGFVTSITFIFLVGVFMSSWLGASLLGLGEFFIKRMPLVRHIYSASKQISAAISPDQSSRAFKEVVIIRHPRIGEYALGFITSTVALRGAGVRGDQDLACVYVPTNNLYLGDIFLMSRADVIVPDLSVREAIEIILSGGMSVPKIISAVEGAVGLGDYDRAVKDS, from the exons ATGGCCGCCGGGAGGGAGAGGGACCGGGAGCTGCTCCTCCCGGTGGTGGGCGGGGAGCATGTCGCCGGCAACGAGGACGACTCGGATCCGACCACCCCTGTCATCGCCGGGCCGCCGCCGCCAACGACGTCCGCGCGCgtgctccacctccaccaccatccCACGGGCATCGAG GCATTTTCACGAGTGATACGGAGCTGGGCGTGGAAGAAGTTCATGTCTGGATG CGTCATCCTGCTCCCGATCGCCATCACCTTCTACACGACATGGTGGTTCATCCGCTTCGTCGACGGCTTCTTCTCGCCCATCTACGTCCATCTCGGGATACACCTCTTCG GCCTCGGGTTTGTCACCTCCATCACCTTCATCTTCCTCGTCGGCGTGTTCATGTCGTCGTGGCTGGGCGCCTCGCTCCTCGGCCTCGGCGAGTTCTTCATCAAGAGGATGCCGCTCGTGCGCCACATCTACTCGGCTTCCAAGCAGATCAGCGCCGCGATATCGCCAG ACCAGAGCTCAAGAGCCTTCAAGGAGGTGGTGATCATCCGGCACCCCAGGATCGGCGAGTACGCGCTGGGCTTCATCACGTCGACGGTGGCGCTGCGAGGCGCCGGCGTCCGCGGCGACCAGGACCTCGCCTGCGTCTACGTGCCCACCAACAACCTCTACCTCGGCGACATCTTCCTCATGAGCCGCGCCGACGTCATCGTCCCGGACCTCTCCGTCCGGGAGGCCATCG AAATCATCCTCTCGGGCGGCATGTCGGTGCCAAAGATCATATCGGCGGTGGAGGGGGCTGTCGGCCTCGGCGACTATGACCGGGCAGTGAAGGACTCCTAG
- the LOC100279094 gene encoding uncharacterized protein LOC100279094, whose translation MIREFLAVAARAALEWALASLLLANGAAFCLIAAAAARLRLGPPCIVCARVHRLLCSSSSSAAASATGVARDALRLLLCDAHLAAVAPDRCDGDGGVSETDAAMADDDPNTFSGMETHRDVSIGSEICEQEEDGIKHHAGDRIARTTSAGDGCGPLVSLFELAPIVSSRPREDDDSIDQLARTMPQSLTLTVDGDESLTLGELVTAFRAQRRELDALRAELAAERRLKAEVEEYQRQLEEQGELDREAARLAMQLVYESEAEKHGLQRRQLDACGARAQLQLQLQLCQSDPAAVEDAGGGCSGDGNNYQSLVDFLPGSVHSSSPDLANLLRLYTESGHAGRRPGPGHGYDVPAIAVGEEAEEGEEAVAVTVTVTAATESIGRVDATSAATVSESLQESSNTFHVETTATEAA comes from the exons ATGATCCGCGAGTTCCTGGCCGTGGCGGCACGCGCGGCGCTGGAGTGGGCGCTGGCGTCGCTGCTGCTCGCCAACGGCGCCGCGTTCTGCctcatcgccgccgccgccgcgcgcctccgccTCGGCCCGCCGTGCATCGTCTGCGCCCGCGTCCACCGTCtgctctgctcctcctcctcctctgctGCTGCCAGCGCCACCGGCGTGGCACGCGACGCTCTCCGCCTCCTCCTCTGCGACGCCCACCTCGCCGCCGTCGCTCCGGATCGCTGCGACGGGGATGGTGGTGTCTCGGAGACGGATGCTGCGATGGCGGACGATGATCCGAACACGTTTTCAG GCATGGAGACTCACCGCGACGTCTCCATCGGCAGCGAGATATGCGAGCAGGAGGAAGACGGCATCAAACACCACGCCGGCGACCGCATCGCAAGAACCACCAGCGCCGGCGACGGTTGCGGCCCGCTCGTATCTCTCTTCGAGCTGGCGCCGATCGTGTCGTCGCGACCACGGGAGGACGACGATTCCATAGACCAGCTGGCGAGGACGATGCCACAGTCGCTGACCCTGACCGTGGACGGTGACGAGAGCCTGACACTCGGGGAGCTGGTCACCGCGTTCAGGGCACAGAGGAGGGAACTGGACGCGCTGCGCGCCGAGCTCGCCGCCGAGCGGCGGCTGAAGGCGGAGGTCGAGGAGTACCAGCGTCAGCTGGAGGAGCAGGGCGAGCTCGACCGGGAGGCTGCGCGGCTGGCCATGCAGCTCGTGTACGAGAGCGAGGCGGAGAAGCACGGCCTGCAGCGGCGGCAGCTCGACGCGTGCGGGGCCAGGGCGCAGCTGCAGCTGCAGCTGCAGCTCTGCCAGTCCGACCCCGCGGCCGTGGAGGACGCCGGCGGAGGCTGCAGTGGCGATGGCAACAACTACCAGTCGCTCGTGGACTTCTTGCCGGGGTCGGTGCACTCCTCCTCGCCGGACCTGGCCAACCTCCTTAGACTCTACACTGAATCTGGCCATGCCGGCCGTCGTCCGGGTCCGGGGCACGGTTACGACGTGCCGGCCATTGCGGTGGGTGAGGAGGCAGAGGAGGGGGAAGAGGCCGTCGCTGTCACCGTCACTGTCACAGCTGCCACTGAATCCATCGGGCGTGTTGATGCTACATCTGCCGCCACTGTTTCTGAATCTTTACAAGAAAGCTCCAATACTTTCCACGTCGAAACGACAGCAACGGAAGCCGCTTAA